The proteins below are encoded in one region of Enhydrobacter sp.:
- the lon gene encoding endopeptidase La has protein sequence MSPPDVNTGTGPEVQRPLPTDALIVVPMRNMVLFPEVVLPVTVGRPSSVAAIQQAVREQRQIVLLLQRDPQNNEPAPDDLHRVGTVANILRYMTSPEGGHHIVCQGVQRFRISEFVEGYPFLLARGLHLAEPTTGGPEVEARFLVLRNQIREVFDLLPQAPPELRQTVEATASPGLMADLAATYLDAEPAEKQGLLETVDLVPRLDRVTRLLAHRLEVLRLSAEIGKQTKASLDTRQREVLLREQMAAIQRELGEEGSNKQELADLEKAIGAAKMPAEVETVARKELRRLQRTPEAAAEYGMIRTYLDILIELPWAPPESKDIDIAEARRVLDADHFGLEKIKQRIVEYLAVRKLAPEGKAPILCFVGPPGVGKTSLGQSIARAMGRKFVRVSLGGVHDEAEIRGHRRTYVGAMPGNIIQAIRKAGARDCVMMLDEIDKMGAGIHGDPSAAMLEVLDPEQNSTFRDNYLDVPFDLSRIVFITTANMLETIPGPLRDRMEIISLSSYTAGEKLQIAKRYLVRRQLEANGLKPDQVEFEDAALSRIIESYTREAGVRSLEREIGRVLRHIAVEVAQGTTGSRRVDVALVEKILGAPRFENEIAMRSTVPGVATGLAWTPVGGDILFIEATRAAGNGKLMLTGQLGEVMRESAQAALSLVKSMAATLKIDAASFDKSDIHVHVPAGATPKDGPSAGVAMFMALTSLLTGRTVRSDTAMTGEISLRGLVLPVGGIKEKVVAAAAAGIKRVMLPARNKRDYDDIPEEVRNALEFIWLERVDDAVAQGLQP, from the coding sequence ATGAGCCCGCCCGATGTGAACACCGGCACCGGCCCGGAAGTCCAGCGGCCGCTGCCGACCGACGCGCTGATCGTCGTGCCGATGCGCAACATGGTGCTGTTTCCGGAGGTCGTCCTGCCGGTGACGGTCGGGCGGCCCTCGTCGGTCGCGGCCATCCAGCAGGCGGTGCGCGAGCAGCGGCAGATCGTGCTCCTGCTGCAACGTGATCCGCAGAACAACGAGCCGGCGCCGGACGATCTGCATCGCGTCGGCACGGTCGCCAACATCCTGCGCTACATGACCAGTCCCGAGGGCGGGCATCACATCGTCTGCCAGGGTGTCCAGCGTTTCCGGATCAGCGAGTTCGTCGAGGGATACCCGTTCCTGCTGGCGCGCGGCCTGCACCTTGCCGAACCGACCACGGGCGGACCGGAGGTCGAAGCCCGCTTTCTCGTCCTGCGCAACCAGATCCGCGAGGTGTTCGACCTTCTGCCGCAGGCACCGCCCGAGCTCAGGCAGACCGTCGAAGCGACGGCCTCGCCGGGCCTGATGGCCGATCTGGCGGCGACCTATCTCGATGCGGAGCCGGCCGAGAAGCAGGGGCTGCTCGAAACCGTCGATCTCGTGCCGCGCCTTGACCGCGTGACCAGGCTGCTGGCCCATCGGCTCGAGGTGCTGCGGCTCTCGGCCGAGATCGGCAAGCAGACGAAGGCGTCGCTCGACACGCGTCAGCGCGAGGTGCTGCTGCGCGAGCAGATGGCGGCGATCCAGCGCGAGCTGGGCGAGGAGGGCTCCAACAAGCAGGAGCTGGCCGACCTCGAGAAGGCGATCGGGGCGGCGAAGATGCCGGCCGAGGTCGAGACCGTGGCGCGCAAGGAGCTGCGGCGATTGCAGCGCACGCCCGAGGCGGCGGCCGAATACGGCATGATCCGCACCTACCTCGACATCCTGATCGAGCTGCCCTGGGCGCCGCCGGAGTCGAAGGACATCGACATCGCCGAAGCGCGCCGCGTCCTCGATGCCGACCATTTCGGCCTGGAGAAGATCAAGCAGCGCATCGTCGAATATCTCGCCGTGCGCAAGCTCGCGCCCGAGGGCAAGGCGCCGATCCTCTGCTTCGTCGGCCCGCCCGGCGTCGGCAAGACCTCGCTGGGCCAGTCGATCGCCCGGGCGATGGGCCGCAAGTTCGTGCGCGTGAGCCTCGGCGGCGTGCATGACGAGGCCGAGATCCGCGGCCATCGTCGAACCTACGTCGGCGCCATGCCCGGCAACATCATCCAGGCCATCCGCAAGGCCGGCGCGCGCGACTGCGTCATGATGCTGGACGAGATCGACAAGATGGGCGCCGGCATCCATGGCGACCCGTCGGCCGCCATGCTCGAGGTCCTCGATCCCGAGCAGAACAGCACGTTCCGCGACAACTATCTCGACGTGCCGTTCGACCTGAGCCGCATCGTCTTCATCACGACCGCGAACATGCTCGAGACGATTCCGGGGCCGCTGCGCGATCGCATGGAGATCATCTCGCTCTCGAGCTATACGGCGGGCGAGAAGCTGCAGATCGCCAAACGCTATCTCGTGCGCCGCCAGCTCGAGGCCAACGGCCTGAAGCCGGACCAGGTCGAGTTCGAGGATGCCGCTCTGAGCCGCATCATCGAGAGCTATACGCGCGAAGCGGGAGTGCGCAGCCTCGAACGCGAGATCGGCCGCGTGCTGCGCCATATCGCGGTCGAGGTCGCGCAGGGGACGACGGGCTCCAGGCGCGTCGATGTCGCGCTGGTCGAGAAGATCCTGGGCGCACCGCGCTTCGAGAACGAGATCGCGATGCGCTCGACGGTGCCGGGCGTTGCCACGGGTCTCGCCTGGACGCCGGTCGGCGGCGACATCCTCTTCATCGAGGCGACCCGGGCGGCCGGCAACGGCAAGCTGATGCTGACCGGCCAGCTCGGCGAGGTCATGCGGGAGAGCGCGCAGGCGGCGCTCAGCCTGGTGAAAAGCATGGCGGCTACGCTCAAGATCGACGCGGCGAGCTTCGACAAGAGCGACATCCATGTCCACGTACCGGCAGGCGCCACGCCGAAGGACGGGCCGAGCGCGGGCGTGGCGATGTTCATGGCGCTCACCTCGCTCCTGACCGGCCGCACCGTGCGCAGCGACACGGCGATGACCGGAGAGATCAGCCTGCGCGGGCTGGTGCTGCCGGTGGGCGGCATCAAGGAGAAGGTCGTGGCCGCGGCCGCCGCCGGCATCAAGCGCGTGATGCTGCCGGCGCGCAACAAGCGCGACTACGACGACATTCCCGAGGAAGTCCGCAACGCACTCGAGTTCATCTGGCTCGAGCGCGTCGACGACGCCGTCGCACAGGGCTTGCAGCCTTAA